The following proteins are co-located in the Methylomonas sp. 11b genome:
- a CDS encoding DUF6882 domain-containing protein has product MPMTNDEFQLFVETANAELRNKQTILADDYGLGSAGRWWFEQTTGNLQFFDAADNLSVETDVIDIGSYSPKSNSWKWAWGNDSVLPWLRQRAEKLKELEAITGIEIFGYENAFTVEDESMAWELTAMCLKHLGAVGCYRCPSSKPGGPTTFLAIMSIKRCGKNAP; this is encoded by the coding sequence ATGCCCATGACCAACGACGAGTTTCAACTCTTTGTTGAAACTGCCAATGCTGAACTCCGAAATAAACAAACGATATTGGCCGATGATTATGGTCTCGGAAGTGCCGGACGTTGGTGGTTCGAGCAAACGACGGGAAATCTTCAGTTTTTTGATGCCGCAGACAATTTATCCGTTGAAACGGATGTGATTGATATTGGCAGTTATTCACCCAAGTCCAATTCGTGGAAATGGGCGTGGGGTAATGATTCAGTATTGCCGTGGCTACGGCAAAGAGCAGAAAAACTCAAAGAGCTTGAAGCCATCACAGGCATAGAGATCTTCGGGTATGAAAATGCTTTCACGGTCGAAGATGAGTCAATGGCTTGGGAATTAACTGCTATGTGCCTAAAGCATCTCGGAGCCGTAGGTTGCTACAGATGTCCGTCGTCTAAACCCGGTGGGCCAACTACGTTCCTTGCCATCATGTCAATCAAGAGGTGCGGCAAAAATGCACCCTAA
- a CDS encoding UPF0149 family protein produces the protein MTYRSVEAILEQQDADIGAAEAHGIATGMLCVEIRADAENWLRELIDDEQQLIDEDKALLHGVFEKTRVLLENQNEDFAFDLLMPEDDDPLDEQVEALRCWCQGFLFGVGYAQTGADWPGDTAEVMRDMIELTKIDTDVGDEDDENALVELREYVRAAVFTVRDQFAELGHSQTH, from the coding sequence ATGACCTACCGTTCGGTTGAAGCAATTTTAGAGCAACAAGACGCCGATATCGGCGCTGCCGAGGCGCACGGTATCGCCACCGGCATGCTCTGCGTCGAAATCCGCGCCGACGCGGAAAACTGGCTACGCGAACTGATCGACGACGAGCAACAATTGATTGACGAAGACAAAGCGCTACTGCATGGCGTATTCGAAAAAACCAGGGTATTACTGGAAAACCAGAATGAGGATTTTGCCTTCGACTTGCTGATGCCAGAAGACGACGATCCGCTGGACGAACAAGTGGAAGCGCTGCGCTGTTGGTGCCAGGGCTTTTTGTTTGGCGTGGGTTACGCACAAACCGGCGCCGACTGGCCGGGCGATACCGCCGAAGTGATGCGCGACATGATAGAGCTCACCAAAATCGACACCGATGTCGGCGACGAGGACGACGAAAATGCCTTGGTAGAACTGCGCGAATATGTGCGCGCCGCCGTGTTTACCGTCCGCGATCAATTTGCCGAACTCGGCCATTCGCAAACGCATTAA
- a CDS encoding GspE/PulE family protein codes for MNISDTNTGDSGKSFTENFLGLLVGQGLIDAEKLKYALRVQSKLESPKPILLVLCDLGYVTHNQLVELFRNHPVKVKLGLFLVEFGYITNTDLELALAEQQQKAGRKRLGEILVERNLISEMKMLEVLADLMGISVIDLSTAVIDQTLMTKPMLKSANKHCFLPIEKQVDGVLVAFGDPLDQNAIEMARHVLGAEIIPAVGRYSQIMRFLLNYERNTGTEKAAVGEQSAVAVANRIFEDAIRQGASDIHIEPLEHKVRVRQRIDGVMVHYRDFPIEIAQALISRIKVMAGADIAEKRRHQDGRVMYEQASSNRVIDMRASFFSTINGEKIVLRLLNRKTELLDIHEVGMAPLMLERFIQDSLDVPTGVIIITGPTGSGKTTTLYSAVDYLNAPEVSIVTAEDPVEYVIDGVAQCSINPKINLTYEETLRHIVRQDPDIIVLGEIRDKFSADTAIQAALTGHKVLTTFHTEDSIGGLLRLLNMEIEAFLISSTVVSVVAQRLLRRVCRHCAEPFKPDPALLRRLNVTPDDIAGAQFVLGKGCEKCRFTGYSGRVCVFELLSMNELVKDAILQRKTSYEIRRVSLETAGLVTLVEDGLVKAAAGATSLQEVIRNLPRFGKPRPLYELRRLLGSR; via the coding sequence ATGAACATAAGCGACACGAACACTGGCGATTCCGGTAAAAGCTTTACAGAAAACTTCTTGGGCCTATTGGTTGGTCAGGGCCTGATCGATGCGGAAAAACTGAAATACGCCTTGCGGGTGCAAAGCAAACTGGAGTCGCCAAAGCCGATTTTGTTGGTGCTTTGCGATCTGGGTTATGTCACTCACAACCAGCTGGTCGAGTTGTTTCGTAACCATCCGGTCAAAGTCAAATTAGGCCTGTTCTTGGTGGAGTTCGGGTACATCACCAACACCGACTTGGAACTGGCGCTGGCAGAGCAACAGCAGAAAGCAGGGCGCAAACGCCTGGGCGAAATTCTGGTGGAACGCAATCTGATATCAGAAATGAAAATGCTCGAGGTTTTGGCCGATCTGATGGGCATTTCGGTTATCGATTTGAGTACTGCCGTGATCGATCAGACGCTGATGACCAAGCCGATGTTGAAGTCCGCCAACAAGCATTGTTTTTTGCCTATCGAAAAGCAAGTGGACGGCGTATTGGTGGCTTTTGGTGATCCGCTGGATCAAAACGCCATCGAAATGGCCCGGCACGTCTTGGGTGCCGAGATCATTCCGGCGGTGGGGCGTTATTCGCAAATCATGCGTTTTCTCCTCAATTACGAGCGCAACACCGGCACCGAAAAAGCAGCAGTGGGCGAGCAGTCGGCCGTCGCGGTTGCCAACCGGATCTTTGAAGACGCGATACGCCAGGGAGCCAGCGACATCCATATCGAACCGCTGGAGCATAAGGTCAGGGTTCGGCAACGGATCGATGGCGTAATGGTGCACTACCGGGATTTTCCGATCGAAATCGCCCAGGCTTTGATTAGCCGGATCAAAGTAATGGCCGGCGCCGATATTGCCGAAAAGCGCCGGCATCAGGACGGTCGGGTCATGTATGAACAGGCCAGCAGCAATCGCGTGATCGACATGCGCGCTTCGTTTTTCAGTACCATAAACGGCGAAAAAATCGTGTTGCGGCTATTGAACCGCAAGACAGAATTGCTGGACATACACGAAGTGGGCATGGCGCCTTTGATGCTGGAACGCTTTATTCAAGATTCGCTGGACGTGCCGACCGGCGTTATCATCATCACCGGACCGACCGGTTCGGGTAAAACCACGACGCTGTATAGCGCAGTGGATTATCTGAACGCCCCGGAAGTCAGCATCGTTACCGCCGAAGACCCTGTCGAATACGTGATTGACGGCGTGGCGCAATGTTCGATCAACCCGAAGATCAATCTGACTTACGAAGAAACCCTGCGCCACATCGTGCGTCAGGACCCGGACATCATCGTACTCGGCGAAATTCGCGATAAGTTTTCTGCGGACACCGCGATCCAGGCGGCCCTGACCGGCCATAAAGTGTTGACCACATTTCACACCGAGGACAGCATAGGCGGCCTGCTGCGGCTGTTGAACATGGAAATCGAGGCTTTTCTGATTTCTTCGACCGTGGTATCGGTAGTTGCCCAGCGCCTGTTGCGCCGGGTGTGCCGGCATTGTGCCGAACCGTTCAAGCCCGATCCGGCTTTGCTGCGTCGGCTGAATGTGACGCCTGATGACATTGCCGGCGCTCAATTTGTGTTGGGCAAAGGCTGCGAAAAGTGCCGTTTTACCGGATACTCCGGCCGGGTATGCGTGTTCGAACTGTTGTCGATGAACGAATTGGTCAAAGATGCGATATTGCAGCGTAAAACCTCCTACGAAATCCGTCGGGTTAGCCTGGAGACGGCGGGCTTGGTTACCCTGGTCGAGGATGGTTTGGTAAAGGCCGCCGCCGGCGCAACTTCGCTACAGGAAGTGATCCGCAATCTGCCGCGTTTTGGAAAACCCCGTCCTCTTTACGAGCTGCGCCGTTTGTTGGGCAGTCGATGA
- the ubiH gene encoding 2-octaprenyl-6-methoxyphenyl hydroxylase has protein sequence MQTDFDLIIVGAGLAGNCLALALKNSGLKIALVEANSREQLRNSPAGDRALALAAGTVELLNDLGAWRGVADKATAIKHIHVSDRGHFGKTRLAAEDQGVEALGYVIVARDIEQHMADLVEKTDTVCLYQTRVAGLMSGRDAVNVSLKQHDGSSLNVNAQLLVGADGGNSTVRKLLEIPQQVTDYGQTALVTTVQSALPHRNIAFERFTEFGPLALLPVAGKQSAVVWTRTHEQAETLINVSDREFLAELQNCFGYRLGELKLAAPRRAFPLSLIRAESMVSGRTVIIGNAVHQLHPVAGQGFNLGIRDVALLAEMLIDQHERHGDLGDARLLKNYSRQRQQDHGKTIGFTNSVVKLFSNDNLPLAAVRNAGLTMLDHLPFAKQLLTRHAMGLAGRLPKIGERK, from the coding sequence ATGCAAACCGATTTCGACCTGATCATCGTTGGTGCCGGCCTAGCCGGCAACTGTCTGGCCCTGGCACTGAAAAACAGTGGCTTAAAGATAGCCTTGGTCGAAGCCAATAGCCGCGAGCAACTGCGCAACTCGCCAGCCGGCGACCGCGCGTTGGCCTTGGCGGCCGGCACCGTGGAACTGCTGAATGACTTGGGCGCCTGGCGCGGCGTCGCCGATAAAGCCACCGCCATCAAACACATCCACGTCTCGGATCGCGGTCATTTCGGCAAGACCCGCTTGGCAGCGGAAGATCAAGGTGTCGAAGCGTTGGGTTACGTCATCGTCGCCCGCGACATCGAACAGCATATGGCCGATCTGGTCGAAAAAACCGACACGGTTTGCCTGTATCAAACCCGGGTTGCCGGCTTAATGTCCGGCCGGGATGCGGTGAACGTCAGTTTGAAACAGCACGACGGCAGCTCGTTAAACGTCAACGCCCAGTTACTGGTCGGCGCGGACGGCGGCAATTCCACCGTGCGTAAATTGTTGGAAATTCCGCAGCAAGTCACCGACTACGGCCAAACCGCCTTGGTCACCACCGTACAATCGGCGCTACCACATCGCAATATCGCCTTCGAACGCTTCACCGAATTCGGCCCGTTGGCCTTGCTACCGGTGGCCGGCAAACAATCGGCGGTGGTCTGGACGCGCACGCACGAACAAGCGGAAACCCTGATTAACGTCAGCGACCGCGAATTTCTCGCCGAACTGCAAAACTGCTTCGGTTACCGCTTAGGCGAATTAAAACTGGCCGCGCCGCGCCGCGCCTTTCCGTTAAGCCTGATCCGCGCCGAAAGTATGGTCTCTGGCCGCACCGTCATCATCGGCAACGCCGTGCATCAACTGCATCCGGTCGCCGGCCAAGGTTTTAATTTAGGGATACGCGATGTGGCCTTACTGGCCGAAATGCTGATAGACCAACACGAACGCCATGGCGATTTGGGCGATGCCCGCCTGCTGAAAAACTACAGCCGGCAACGTCAACAAGATCACGGCAAAACCATAGGCTTTACCAACAGTGTGGTGAAGCTGTTCTCCAACGACAATCTGCCGCTAGCCGCTGTCCGCAACGCTGGATTGACCATGCTGGACCACCTGCCCTTCGCCAAGCAACTGCTGACGCGGCATGCGATGGGTTTGGCGGGTCGCTTGCCTAAGATCGGCGAACGCAAATAA
- a CDS encoding cell division protein ZapA has protein sequence MSKAVQPVSLNILDKEYKIACAADEKETLISSARELDRQMRKIRDTGKVSSTDRIAVLAALNLAHDLVASNKTESGGGIDICARLADLRNKIENVLENP, from the coding sequence GTGAGTAAAGCCGTCCAGCCTGTTTCGCTGAATATCCTGGATAAGGAATACAAAATCGCCTGTGCCGCCGACGAAAAAGAGACTTTGATTAGCTCGGCGCGTGAGCTGGATAGGCAAATGCGTAAAATTCGCGACACCGGCAAGGTCAGCAGTACGGACCGCATCGCGGTACTGGCCGCTTTGAACTTGGCCCACGACTTGGTGGCATCCAATAAAACCGAAAGCGGTGGTGGCATCGACATATGTGCGCGTTTGGCGGATTTGCGTAACAAAATAGAAAACGTTTTGGAAAACCCGTAA
- a CDS encoding TonB-dependent siderophore receptor, which translates to MKARINDFRYQLAVGVWHRPAVYLCYALNGNRVGVDTWVLIGLVAAGGQLSSSQAVAAEVIRHFNISGQSLNNALIQFAAQAELELIFSADMLRELASPELRGDMSAEQALTHLLHDSGFTYRFIDADTVTLERSLTATESSNLPPVTLDAMTVVGLKTREAGAEILTEPMLDEARTYAVRHIASATGTDTPIKQIPQSVHALKRPLLDDQQTINVSESLVNVSGIVARNELYSPVIEGTLIRGFRSEQLMDGFTQYYNPGDRESTINIERIEVLKGSNALLYSGGSGSPVGGVVNLLSKLPQAKAFGEAGFRIGSHSFYQPFFDVNQPLNANILLRMTGEYTNARHNIDMIETQRFNINPALTLTDNDKTRLTFQAKVSRWQQPEYQGLPATGSIAGDFATRPDLFLGPANLPDSHSNADAVWASLERSINRSWRLNLKARYAHSEFDEKIQTLFGSDGLVADRPLLPASSWALVNAELFQQQQERSVLGNLQGNFKLGPSENNLLLGADYSRLRDAGFIEGDFGPLGLGVGTVDLRAPIFDTPYAVPGPGLENQFIENITYGAYLQWQSTLYRRLHWLSGVRLGKVGIDFNNAQTGVHAKTDTLKWLPRLGGVIDLNDEVSWFVSYSEGMRGQPFVNFVDTPAPELSNHLETGLKFNFANQFSGQLALYQIERSQVAVTDSSDFQRRSVAAGQQRSRGVEMDLLWQPVEGFSVLANYAHTDARFMDDEAGVAAGTRLAQVPEDAGRLWAHYRFQQDALQGFSLGFGVYARAGAYLSDDNRFKTAGYQSFDAALAYETGRFKWAATVKNLSDEDYFQPYGYFEGRVAPGPGRAGFVSVSIKY; encoded by the coding sequence TTGAAAGCACGGATTAACGATTTTCGCTACCAGCTTGCAGTCGGCGTATGGCATCGGCCAGCCGTATATCTTTGCTATGCGCTGAACGGCAACCGTGTCGGCGTCGATACCTGGGTGTTGATTGGGCTGGTGGCGGCCGGCGGACAATTGAGCAGCAGCCAGGCGGTTGCCGCGGAAGTTATCCGCCACTTCAACATCAGCGGCCAGTCCTTAAATAACGCGTTGATTCAATTTGCCGCGCAAGCAGAGTTGGAATTGATTTTTTCAGCGGACATGTTGCGTGAGCTCGCAAGTCCCGAGCTGCGCGGTGATATGTCGGCGGAGCAGGCATTAACACACTTGTTGCATGACAGCGGCTTTACCTACCGTTTTATCGATGCCGATACGGTGACTTTGGAACGCAGCCTGACGGCAACGGAGTCATCTAACCTGCCGCCCGTTACCCTGGATGCCATGACTGTCGTGGGCTTGAAAACAAGGGAGGCCGGTGCGGAAATCCTCACCGAGCCGATGCTTGACGAGGCGCGGACCTATGCCGTCAGGCATATTGCCAGCGCTACCGGAACGGACACGCCAATCAAGCAAATCCCGCAGTCGGTGCATGCGCTTAAACGCCCTTTGTTAGACGACCAGCAAACGATCAACGTCAGCGAATCCTTAGTCAATGTCAGCGGCATAGTGGCGCGCAATGAGCTCTACAGTCCGGTTATCGAGGGTACATTGATTCGCGGTTTTCGTTCCGAACAACTGATGGACGGCTTTACCCAGTACTACAACCCCGGCGACCGGGAAAGCACTATTAATATCGAGAGAATCGAGGTGCTGAAGGGGTCTAACGCCTTGCTCTACAGCGGCGGCTCGGGCTCCCCGGTGGGCGGGGTGGTGAATCTGCTTTCCAAATTGCCGCAGGCCAAAGCCTTCGGCGAAGCGGGTTTTAGAATCGGCAGTCACAGCTTTTATCAGCCGTTTTTCGATGTCAATCAACCGCTAAACGCCAATATTTTGTTGCGCATGACGGGTGAATATACCAACGCCAGACACAACATCGACATGATCGAAACTCAGCGTTTCAACATCAATCCGGCTCTGACGCTGACCGATAACGATAAAACCCGTTTGACGTTCCAAGCCAAAGTGTCGCGCTGGCAGCAACCGGAGTATCAGGGCTTACCCGCCACCGGCAGCATTGCCGGCGATTTTGCTACCCGGCCCGACCTGTTCTTGGGGCCGGCCAATCTGCCCGATAGCCATTCGAATGCCGATGCGGTGTGGGCCTCGTTGGAAAGGAGCATCAATCGGAGCTGGCGCTTAAACCTGAAGGCGCGCTATGCGCACTCGGAATTCGACGAGAAAATTCAGACCCTGTTCGGCAGCGATGGCCTCGTCGCGGACCGGCCCTTGCTACCGGCATCGAGTTGGGCATTGGTCAATGCCGAATTGTTTCAACAACAGCAAGAGCGCAGCGTGCTGGGCAATTTGCAGGGTAATTTCAAGCTGGGTCCCAGCGAAAACAATCTGTTGCTGGGCGCGGATTACAGTCGCTTGCGCGATGCAGGCTTTATCGAGGGCGATTTTGGCCCCTTGGGTTTGGGTGTCGGTACGGTCGATCTGCGGGCGCCGATATTTGATACCCCTTATGCTGTGCCGGGGCCGGGCCTGGAAAATCAGTTCATCGAAAACATCACTTACGGCGCTTACCTCCAGTGGCAAAGCACGCTGTACCGGCGTTTGCATTGGCTGTCCGGTGTCAGGCTGGGCAAGGTTGGCATCGATTTTAATAATGCGCAAACCGGGGTACACGCTAAAACCGATACGCTGAAATGGCTGCCGCGACTCGGTGGCGTGATTGATCTGAACGACGAGGTTTCCTGGTTTGTTTCCTACAGCGAAGGCATGCGCGGTCAACCCTTTGTGAATTTTGTCGATACGCCGGCACCGGAATTATCCAACCATCTGGAAACCGGCCTGAAATTCAATTTTGCGAACCAATTCAGCGGCCAATTGGCGCTGTATCAAATCGAGCGCAGCCAGGTCGCGGTTACCGACAGCAGCGATTTTCAGCGGCGTTCGGTCGCCGCCGGCCAGCAACGCTCGCGTGGTGTTGAAATGGATTTGCTCTGGCAACCGGTCGAGGGCTTCAGCGTGCTGGCGAACTATGCGCATACCGACGCCCGGTTCATGGACGACGAAGCCGGGGTGGCTGCCGGCACTCGCTTAGCCCAAGTCCCGGAGGATGCCGGGCGGCTCTGGGCGCATTACCGTTTTCAGCAGGATGCGCTGCAAGGCTTTAGCTTGGGTTTCGGCGTTTATGCCCGTGCCGGGGCGTATTTGTCCGACGACAACCGCTTCAAAACCGCCGGCTACCAAAGCTTCGACGCGGCGTTAGCTTACGAAACCGGGCGTTTCAAATGGGCGGCCACCGTCAAGAATCTCAGCGATGAGGATTATTTTCAGCCCTACGGCTATTTCGAGGGCCGGGTGGCGCCGGGACCCGGCCGAGCCGGATTTGTCAGTGTTTCGATCAAGTACTGA
- the pepP gene encoding Xaa-Pro aminopeptidase, which translates to MKQSEFKKRRASLMKQIGKGNIAIIASAPQRTRNRDVHYPFRQDSDFYYLTGFNEAESMAVFIPGREQGEYILFCREFDEKKAQWEGAHAGLEGATKHYEADDSFPIDDLDDILPGMLENKSKVFYPMGKDSDLDHKLLEWINHIRKQSRTGVTAPGELVSLEHIVHEMRLFKSTEELKLMRRAGEVSAKAHIRAMQACKPGLYEYQIEAELIHEFIQDGLRAVAYPSIVAGGKNACTLHYVENKDKLNKGDLLLIDAGVECDHYAADITRTFPVSGKFSEPQRLLYQLVLDAQAAALAEIKPGNPWNKAHDASVETLTKGLIELGLLKGKPKKLIKDEKYKQFYMHRIGHWLGMDVHDVGDYKIKDEWRLLEPGMVLTVEPGLYVPADCETVDKQWRGIGIRIEDDVLVTKNGHEILTHGVPKTVADIEAIMAG; encoded by the coding sequence ATGAAACAAAGCGAATTCAAAAAACGCCGCGCGAGCCTGATGAAGCAAATCGGCAAAGGCAATATCGCCATCATTGCCAGCGCGCCGCAGCGCACCCGCAATCGCGACGTGCACTACCCGTTCCGCCAAGACAGCGACTTTTATTACTTAACCGGCTTTAACGAAGCCGAATCGATGGCCGTATTCATCCCCGGTCGCGAACAAGGCGAATACATTCTGTTCTGCCGCGAGTTCGACGAGAAAAAAGCGCAGTGGGAAGGCGCCCACGCCGGCCTGGAAGGTGCCACCAAACACTACGAAGCCGACGACTCCTTCCCGATCGACGATCTGGACGACATCCTGCCCGGCATGCTGGAAAACAAAAGCAAGGTGTTCTACCCGATGGGCAAGGACAGTGATTTGGACCACAAACTGTTGGAGTGGATCAACCACATCCGCAAGCAGTCGCGTACCGGCGTCACCGCGCCGGGCGAATTGGTGTCGTTGGAGCACATCGTCCACGAAATGCGCTTGTTCAAAAGCACGGAAGAACTGAAATTGATGCGCAGAGCCGGCGAAGTATCGGCCAAGGCGCATATTCGCGCCATGCAAGCCTGCAAACCCGGCTTGTACGAGTATCAAATCGAAGCCGAGCTGATCCACGAATTTATTCAGGACGGCCTGCGCGCGGTGGCTTATCCGTCCATCGTCGCCGGCGGCAAAAACGCCTGCACGCTGCATTATGTGGAAAACAAGGACAAACTCAACAAAGGCGATTTGCTGCTGATCGACGCCGGCGTAGAATGCGACCATTACGCCGCCGACATCACCCGCACCTTCCCCGTGTCCGGCAAATTCAGTGAGCCGCAAAGGTTGTTGTACCAATTGGTGCTGGATGCCCAAGCCGCTGCGTTGGCCGAAATCAAACCCGGCAATCCCTGGAACAAAGCCCACGACGCCTCAGTAGAAACGCTGACCAAGGGCTTGATCGAGCTGGGATTGTTAAAAGGCAAACCCAAAAAACTGATCAAGGACGAAAAATACAAACAGTTTTACATGCACCGCATCGGCCACTGGCTGGGCATGGATGTGCATGACGTCGGCGATTACAAAATCAAAGACGAATGGCGCTTGTTGGAACCCGGCATGGTGTTAACCGTGGAACCCGGCCTTTACGTGCCGGCCGACTGCGAAACGGTGGACAAACAATGGCGCGGCATCGGCATTCGCATCGAAGACGATGTCTTGGTGACTAAAAACGGTCATGAAATTCTCACTCATGGCGTGCCCAAAACCGTTGCCGACATCGAAGCCATTATGGCGGGCTAA
- a CDS encoding FecR family protein, translating to MPAPSDKSAYTSLQDQAIAWLACLRDDSLSDAELEAFADWLSRDPLHAEAFTEAENLFRDMVLAGNQSRQAEAQQPASRQIAPVTFRAAKIKSAKPQSRRPWFTAGLAFAAMWLLAIGLIMPQQARLLSDYLSDYRTQTGEIREIQLSDGSRLLMNTNSAVSVAFSSEARRIVLHHGQVQFTVAKDSRRPFEVVADDLTVRALGTVFEVYKTAEDHTEVTVQEHAVAVSVAGREKDVTVAQGQGLRYNPELPLPHPRAVGAEQSAWQQHRLVINDRPLAELISELERYRFGRIFLADAALKNLRVTGVFSLDTPDEALSSVRIALGLQETRIGPWWVLLRR from the coding sequence ACAGTTTGAGCGATGCGGAACTCGAAGCGTTCGCCGATTGGCTGAGCCGCGACCCCTTGCATGCCGAAGCGTTTACCGAGGCGGAGAATTTGTTCAGAGATATGGTGCTGGCCGGCAACCAGTCCAGACAGGCCGAGGCCCAACAACCAGCGTCTCGGCAAATCGCCCCGGTGACATTCCGCGCCGCTAAAATCAAGTCAGCCAAACCCCAATCGCGCCGGCCCTGGTTTACTGCCGGGCTTGCCTTTGCTGCGATGTGGCTGCTGGCGATTGGTCTGATCATGCCGCAACAAGCGCGCTTACTCAGCGATTATTTAAGCGACTACCGCACGCAAACCGGTGAAATTCGCGAGATTCAACTCAGCGACGGCAGCCGGTTATTGATGAACACCAATAGCGCTGTTTCCGTGGCGTTCAGCAGTGAGGCGAGGCGTATTGTGTTGCATCACGGTCAGGTGCAGTTTACGGTGGCAAAGGATAGCCGGCGGCCTTTCGAAGTGGTGGCCGACGACTTGACGGTACGCGCTTTGGGTACCGTGTTTGAAGTGTATAAAACCGCAGAGGATCATACCGAGGTGACTGTCCAGGAGCATGCCGTAGCGGTCAGCGTCGCCGGTCGAGAGAAAGACGTTACCGTCGCACAAGGCCAAGGTTTGCGCTACAACCCCGAACTGCCGTTACCGCATCCGCGGGCCGTGGGTGCGGAACAGTCCGCTTGGCAGCAACATCGGCTGGTGATCAATGATAGACCTTTAGCCGAATTGATAAGCGAGTTGGAGCGCTATCGCTTCGGGCGGATATTTCTCGCCGATGCCGCACTTAAAAATCTGCGGGTGACGGGAGTGTTTTCTCTGGATACGCCCGATGAGGCGCTGTCCTCGGTGCGCATAGCGCTGGGTTTGCAAGAAACCCGTATCGGTCCCTGGTGGGTGTTATTGCGTCGCTGA
- a CDS encoding cohesin domain-containing protein → MMKQFKAGLAGIALYAASGVADAAIDLHFTPLSQTADAIEIGLSISGLGDAALGTYDFNIQFDPTHLAFAGVAFGDPLLGDELDVFDLGGNSVAADLLAPGMVNLFESSLDNAADLQTLQADSFTLAIIRFNVLIGGSSELDLLINSLADASGDGLSVNTAPFNVNTAAAVPLPGMFWPMVGGFWVVFKRRRVKSM, encoded by the coding sequence ATGATGAAACAATTCAAAGCAGGCCTGGCCGGCATAGCTTTATACGCGGCCAGCGGTGTCGCCGATGCTGCCATTGATTTACATTTCACGCCGCTTAGCCAAACCGCCGACGCCATTGAAATTGGCTTGAGCATTTCCGGCTTGGGCGACGCCGCGTTAGGAACGTATGACTTTAATATTCAGTTCGATCCGACGCATTTGGCGTTTGCCGGCGTGGCTTTCGGCGACCCGCTTCTGGGTGACGAGTTGGATGTGTTTGATTTGGGTGGAAACAGCGTTGCCGCCGATTTGCTGGCTCCGGGTATGGTGAACCTATTCGAGTCGTCCTTGGACAACGCGGCGGATTTGCAAACCCTGCAAGCCGATAGCTTTACATTGGCGATCATCCGCTTCAATGTGCTGATCGGCGGTAGCAGTGAGCTTGATTTACTGATCAACAGTTTGGCGGATGCCAGCGGGGATGGCTTGTCGGTAAACACCGCGCCGTTTAACGTCAACACTGCCGCCGCCGTGCCCTTGCCGGGGATGTTTTGGCCGATGGTTGGTGGGTTTTGGGTGGTGTTTAAGCGGCGTAGGGTTAAGTCAATGTAG
- a CDS encoding TIGR02449 family protein, whose translation MSETEKDPSTELEALEAKLDTLIAQFNQVKSENKSLKVKQDALVKEKAKLLEKTTLAKTRVEAMIARLKAMEHDS comes from the coding sequence ATGTCTGAAACAGAAAAAGATCCGTCAACCGAACTCGAAGCATTGGAAGCGAAACTGGATACGCTCATTGCCCAGTTCAATCAAGTCAAAAGCGAGAACAAGTCCTTGAAAGTTAAGCAGGATGCCTTGGTTAAAGAAAAAGCCAAATTGCTGGAAAAAACTACGTTGGCTAAAACCCGAGTGGAAGCGATGATTGCCCGTTTGAAAGCCATGGAGCACGATTCGTGA